From Deinococcus sp. KSM4-11, a single genomic window includes:
- a CDS encoding sugar phosphate isomerase/epimerase family protein produces MLFATRLNSLKSRPELFFEPGSVGTDDLLRRAAHIQGLNSLSLNFPEHFTSATLRATRDTIEALGLSVDSLNIRYPADTFGDGGFTHPNAAVRQQAIDLSCQALDACAALGGNHVIVWPGFDGFDYPFQDSYERMFAHTVEGFAQLAAHDPAMRVGLEYKPWEPRKYSLIGNMGEALLVVQEVGADNLGVVLDYCHAQMANEHAPKAAALALRHQKLFGVHLNDGYGRQDDGLMVGTASLVTTLELLVLVERGGYPGTIYFDTFPVREDPVRECEWNIRVTQRLLTLAKDIAADSRIGAGHDAFNVTSVVEKLLFPERVHV; encoded by the coding sequence ATGCTGTTTGCCACGCGTCTCAATTCACTCAAGTCGAGGCCGGAACTGTTCTTCGAACCTGGATCGGTCGGCACGGACGACCTTCTTAGGCGGGCGGCCCACATCCAGGGCCTGAACTCCCTGAGCCTCAACTTCCCCGAGCACTTCACGTCAGCGACCCTGCGCGCGACCCGCGACACCATCGAGGCGCTGGGCCTCAGCGTCGACAGCCTCAACATCCGCTATCCGGCCGACACCTTCGGAGACGGCGGCTTCACCCATCCGAACGCGGCCGTCCGCCAGCAGGCCATCGACCTGAGCTGCCAGGCGCTGGACGCCTGCGCCGCCCTAGGCGGCAACCACGTCATCGTCTGGCCAGGCTTCGACGGGTTCGACTACCCCTTTCAGGACAGTTACGAGCGGATGTTCGCGCATACCGTCGAGGGATTCGCGCAGCTGGCCGCGCATGACCCAGCCATGCGCGTGGGGCTGGAGTACAAGCCCTGGGAGCCGCGCAAATACTCGCTGATCGGCAACATGGGCGAGGCGCTCCTGGTCGTGCAGGAGGTGGGTGCCGACAACCTTGGCGTCGTGCTCGACTACTGCCACGCCCAGATGGCCAACGAACACGCCCCGAAGGCGGCCGCGCTGGCGCTCCGGCATCAGAAGCTGTTCGGCGTCCACCTGAACGACGGGTACGGCCGTCAGGACGACGGCCTGATGGTCGGTACTGCCAGCCTCGTCACCACCCTGGAACTGCTCGTGCTGGTCGAACGCGGCGGCTATCCGGGCACCATCTACTTCGACACCTTCCCGGTCCGCGAGGATCCGGTGCGCGAGTGCGAGTGGAACATCCGCGTCACCCAGCGCCTACTCACCCTGGCCAAGGACATTGCCGCCGATTCCCGCATCGGCGCGGGACACGACGCCTTCAACGTCACCTCCGTCGTCGAGAAGCTGCTCTTCCCCGAGCGCGTGCATGTCTGA
- a CDS encoding PfkB family carbohydrate kinase, protein MSEPAVLVVGSLHVDHMVQVEQLPVPGETVIATGSWSQLGGKATNQAVAAAPYARTTLAACVGDDADGRRATATLTGLGVLPALQVSATLATGSSVALLDAAGENVGVVLPGANIDLQVDGVASTFRASPPQLLVCQWETAAPTLHRLLESARQAGIPTLLNAAPWHADPAYHATLALADHVVVNAVEALAWIGTDPLVRATHLPFGHSSVVVTLGGSGVLHYSDGLLTTDLFAPAVQARSTHGAGDHFVGVLAGHLALGASLPDALRRAVASAANFVQLLHKHPSAP, encoded by the coding sequence ATGTCTGAGCCGGCCGTGCTCGTGGTGGGCAGTCTGCACGTCGACCACATGGTGCAGGTCGAGCAGTTGCCGGTGCCCGGCGAGACGGTCATCGCCACGGGCAGCTGGTCTCAACTCGGAGGCAAGGCCACCAACCAGGCGGTCGCGGCCGCACCCTATGCCCGTACCACGCTGGCAGCCTGTGTCGGCGACGATGCGGATGGGCGCCGGGCCACGGCAACCCTGACCGGCCTGGGCGTGCTGCCTGCGCTGCAGGTCAGCGCGACGCTCGCCACGGGGTCGAGCGTGGCCCTGCTCGACGCCGCCGGCGAGAACGTCGGCGTGGTGCTGCCGGGAGCGAACATCGACCTGCAGGTCGACGGGGTGGCTTCCACGTTCAGGGCGTCACCGCCACAACTGCTGGTCTGCCAGTGGGAAACCGCCGCCCCGACCCTTCACCGCCTGCTGGAAAGCGCGAGGCAGGCGGGCATCCCGACCCTGCTCAATGCCGCCCCCTGGCACGCGGATCCCGCCTACCACGCGACGCTGGCCCTGGCGGATCACGTGGTCGTGAACGCCGTGGAGGCGCTGGCGTGGATCGGCACCGATCCACTGGTCAGGGCCACGCACCTTCCTTTCGGTCATTCCAGCGTCGTGGTCACCCTCGGTGGAAGCGGCGTTCTGCACTACTCGGATGGTCTGCTCACCACAGACCTGTTCGCCCCGGCCGTCCAGGCCCGCTCGACCCACGGAGCCGGTGATCATTTCGTCGGTGTTCTGGCCGGCCACCTGGCGCTGGGAGCGTCCCTGCCGGACGCGCTTCGGCGCGCGGTGGCTTCCGCCGCCAACTTCGTCCAGCTCCTGCACAAGCATCCCTCTGCTCCGTGA
- a CDS encoding substrate-binding domain-containing protein codes for MKTTILSALLAVASVATAQAFSPDTEKSRIESSQLEAKFGPVPKLPAGTQFGGVMKALSNEYWQLLRSGYLKGGEKYGVKVDAQAPSNESDQIGQLSMMNTMLGKDYKALLISPQSDVNLLPGIQKAGKTSLVVNVNDAVAPSAQHFVGNSQYDNGVSVANYLLKTFPKGGEFAVIEGQAGVYAARQRTLGFKTTLAKNAALKIVASVPADWDRQKAFTTARDLLRRYPNLVAFYCNNDTMALGVVEAVKASGRLGKTLVFGTDGINAAYDSIKKGELTGTVDSFPILTGEVAVEVAVRLLGGQTLPRVVATPQALVMKDNMAKYEQFKK; via the coding sequence ATGAAAACGACCATTCTGTCCGCCCTGCTCGCCGTCGCCAGCGTCGCCACCGCGCAGGCCTTCTCGCCCGACACCGAGAAGAGCCGCATCGAGTCCTCTCAGCTGGAGGCGAAGTTCGGGCCTGTGCCCAAGCTGCCCGCCGGCACCCAGTTTGGCGGCGTGATGAAGGCCCTCTCCAACGAGTACTGGCAGCTGCTGCGCAGCGGATACCTGAAGGGCGGCGAGAAGTACGGCGTGAAGGTGGACGCCCAGGCGCCCAGCAACGAGAGTGACCAGATTGGGCAGCTCAGCATGATGAACACCATGCTCGGCAAGGACTACAAGGCGCTGCTGATCTCCCCGCAGAGCGACGTGAACCTGCTGCCCGGCATCCAGAAGGCGGGCAAGACCAGCCTGGTCGTGAACGTCAACGACGCCGTCGCGCCCTCAGCACAGCACTTCGTGGGCAACAGCCAATACGACAACGGCGTGAGCGTCGCGAACTACCTGCTGAAGACCTTTCCGAAAGGCGGAGAATTCGCCGTGATCGAGGGCCAGGCCGGCGTATACGCCGCGCGGCAGCGCACCCTGGGCTTCAAGACGACCCTGGCGAAGAACGCGGCCCTCAAGATCGTGGCGAGCGTTCCCGCCGACTGGGATCGCCAGAAGGCCTTCACCACGGCCCGCGACCTGCTGCGCCGCTACCCGAACCTGGTCGCCTTCTACTGCAACAACGACACCATGGCGCTGGGCGTGGTCGAGGCCGTCAAGGCGTCCGGCCGCCTGGGCAAGACGCTGGTCTTCGGGACGGACGGCATCAACGCCGCCTACGACAGCATCAAGAAGGGCGAACTGACGGGTACCGTGGATTCCTTCCCGATTCTGACGGGCGAGGTGGCGGTCGAGGTCGCCGTGCGGCTGCTCGGGGGCCAGACGCTGCCGCGCGTGGTCGCCACGCCACAGGCCCTGGTCATGAAAGACAACATGGCCAAGTACGAGCAGTTCAAGAAATAA